One genomic segment of Arachis duranensis cultivar V14167 chromosome 4, aradu.V14167.gnm2.J7QH, whole genome shotgun sequence includes these proteins:
- the LOC107485007 gene encoding uncharacterized protein LOC107485007, which translates to MAPMPGYSYPSYRVIPTNQMAQPSGIAPGRLSLDTRPRQLTLSESYQPVDEDNDDFLVDHPDGDEVADEDDDEDDDEDEADGEDDDDGGDGPDDASVPTVGTTTSEKEKGYNLRADPPRQSASRYTLSTFKKVAKKCKKLVKDVKWAMRK; encoded by the exons ATGGCTCCTATGCCAGGTTACTCATATCCATCTTATAGAGTCATTCCCACCAACCAGATGGCCCAACCGAGTGGGATTGCTCCAGGTAGATTGTCATTGGATACGAGACCTCGACAGCTCACTTTGTCTG AGAGCTACCAGCCAGTTGATGAGGACAATGATGACTTTCTGGTTGACCATCCAGATGGGGATGAGGTTGCagatgaggatgatgatgaggacgACGATGAGGATGAGGCGGATggtgaggatgatgatgatgggggTGATGGTCCGGATGATGCTTCAGTGCCTACTGTAG GTACAACCACtagcgaaaaagaaaaaggatacaACCTTAGAGCTGACCCCCCTCGGCAGAGTGCTAGTCGGTATACCCTATCCACTTTTAAAAAGGTTGCAAAGAAATGCAAGAAATTAGTCAAAGATGTAAAATGGGCGATGAGAAAATGA